A stretch of the Streptomyces sp. WMMB303 genome encodes the following:
- a CDS encoding formimidoylglutamate deiminase, translated as MTTETPTPPTRTRTAPTGAGRPGSRTAGKGPAGAGPAATGKTEAGATASRRTAATPAAAAGPHPGSTGPEPGGAPAAKVYWCENAWLNGTVEPHVVLEVTAQGRFGAVRTDVPAPPPGAVVLHGLTLPGLANAHSHAFHRALRGTVQVGSGTFWTWRDTMYRTAALLTPDSYYTLARAVYAEMALAGITCVGEFHYLHHAPGGARYDDPNAMSHALVAAAADAGIRITLLDTAYLAAGIGKDGRGEPPTRQQQRFSDGSAEAWAERAAAFTPQGDHARVGAAVHSVRAVPARELHTVAEWARRRDAPLHVHLSEQVAENEACRGAHDRTPTALLDEHGVLGARTTAVHATHLTPDDVRLLGGSRTGVCMCPTTERDLADGIGPAPALERAGCALSLGSDSHAVIDLFEEARALELDERLASRTRGHWTAGQLLRAATAGGHTALGRPEAGRLESGAPADFTTVALDSVRTAGPVARLAAETTVFAATSADVRHTVVGGRQVVRDGAHTLVDSVPEALARAVAALRP; from the coding sequence GTGACGACCGAGACGCCGACGCCGCCGACCCGGACGCGCACGGCGCCGACCGGCGCGGGACGACCCGGGAGCCGAACCGCCGGGAAGGGGCCGGCCGGGGCGGGACCCGCGGCCACGGGGAAGACCGAGGCCGGGGCGACCGCGTCGCGCAGGACCGCCGCGACGCCGGCCGCGGCCGCCGGGCCGCACCCCGGATCGACCGGCCCCGAACCCGGCGGTGCGCCCGCCGCGAAGGTCTACTGGTGCGAGAACGCCTGGCTCAACGGCACCGTCGAGCCGCACGTCGTCCTGGAGGTGACCGCGCAGGGCCGGTTCGGCGCCGTCCGCACCGACGTCCCCGCGCCGCCCCCCGGGGCCGTCGTCCTGCACGGACTGACCCTGCCCGGGCTGGCGAACGCCCACTCGCACGCGTTCCACCGCGCCCTGCGCGGCACCGTCCAGGTCGGCTCGGGCACCTTCTGGACGTGGCGCGACACCATGTACCGGACGGCGGCGCTGCTCACCCCGGACAGCTACTACACGCTGGCCCGGGCCGTGTACGCCGAGATGGCGCTCGCCGGGATCACCTGCGTGGGCGAGTTCCACTACCTGCACCACGCGCCGGGCGGCGCACGCTACGACGACCCCAACGCCATGAGCCACGCGCTGGTCGCGGCCGCGGCCGACGCGGGCATCCGCATCACCCTGCTGGACACCGCCTACCTCGCCGCCGGAATCGGCAAGGACGGCCGCGGCGAACCGCCCACCCGGCAGCAGCAGCGGTTCAGCGACGGCAGCGCGGAGGCGTGGGCCGAACGCGCGGCCGCCTTCACCCCGCAGGGCGACCACGCGCGGGTCGGCGCCGCGGTGCACTCGGTGCGGGCCGTGCCCGCCCGGGAGTTGCACACCGTCGCCGAGTGGGCCCGGCGGCGGGACGCGCCGCTGCACGTCCACCTGTCCGAGCAGGTCGCCGAGAACGAGGCGTGCCGCGGCGCCCACGACCGCACCCCGACCGCGCTGCTCGACGAGCACGGGGTGCTGGGCGCGCGGACCACCGCCGTGCACGCCACCCATCTGACGCCGGACGACGTCCGCCTGCTCGGCGGCTCCCGCACCGGCGTGTGCATGTGCCCGACCACCGAACGCGACCTCGCCGACGGCATCGGACCGGCCCCCGCCCTCGAACGTGCCGGGTGCGCACTCTCGTTGGGCAGCGACAGCCATGCCGTGATCGACTTGTTCGAGGAGGCCCGCGCGCTGGAACTGGACGAGCGGCTCGCCAGCCGCACCCGCGGCCACTGGACGGCGGGCCAACTGCTGCGGGCCGCCACCGCGGGCGGGCACACCGCCCTCGGCCGGCCGGAGGCGGGCCGCCTGGAGAGCGGGGCACCGGCGGACTTCACCACCGTCGCGCTCGACTCGGTGCGCACGGCCGGGCCGGTGGCCCGGCTGGCCGCCGAGACGACCGTGTTCGCCGCCACCTCCGCCGACGTCCGCCACACGGTGGTCGGCGGCCGGCAGGTGGTGCGGGACGGTGCGCACACCCTCGTGGACTCCGTGCCCGAAGCCCTCGCCCGGGCCGTCGCCGCCCTCCGCCCCTGA